The following proteins are encoded in a genomic region of Dokdonia donghaensis DSW-1:
- a CDS encoding glycogen/starch synthase, producing the protein MKDKRILYVSSEVIPYLPETEIASMSFEAPQMVNSKGGQIRIFMPRYGNINERRHQLHEVIRLSGMNLVINDFDMPLIIKVASIPKERIQVYFIDNEEYFKRKATFTDEDGNLFPDNDERAIFFAKGVVETVKKLNWAPDIIHVQGWLASLLPLYLKQYYASEPLFTQSKIVTSVYNQGFEGSLNSELLNKVAFDGVDPETIKELEDPTYENLMKVTIRNSDAAIVGSQDLNENLLKILNTTKIPVLPYKKKEEFPQAYEDFYTTQVLEE; encoded by the coding sequence ATGAAAGATAAGAGGATATTGTACGTGTCATCTGAAGTGATTCCTTATCTACCAGAGACCGAGATTGCCTCTATGTCGTTTGAAGCTCCTCAAATGGTTAATTCCAAGGGAGGGCAAATACGCATATTTATGCCTCGCTACGGCAATATTAATGAGCGCAGGCACCAGCTACACGAAGTGATTAGGCTATCAGGAATGAATCTTGTGATCAATGATTTTGATATGCCACTTATAATCAAAGTTGCATCTATACCTAAAGAACGTATTCAGGTTTACTTTATAGATAACGAAGAATATTTTAAGCGCAAAGCTACGTTTACGGATGAAGATGGAAATCTTTTTCCTGATAATGACGAGCGCGCTATTTTCTTTGCAAAAGGAGTGGTCGAGACGGTTAAGAAATTAAACTGGGCGCCAGATATTATACACGTTCAAGGGTGGCTAGCATCACTGTTGCCTTTATACTTAAAGCAATATTATGCCAGCGAGCCACTTTTTACGCAAAGTAAGATTGTGACATCTGTATATAATCAAGGTTTTGAAGGTTCATTAAATAGTGAGTTGCTCAACAAAGTTGCTTTTGATGGAGTAGATCCGGAGACTATAAAAGAGCTTGAGGATCCTACTTACGAGAACCTAATGAAGGTGACCATTAGAAATAGTGATGCAGCCATTGTGGGGTCTCAAGACTTAAACGAAAACTTGCTTAAAATTTTAAATACGACCAAAATCCCTGTTCTGCCGTATAAGAAGAAAGAGGAGTTTCCTCAGGCATACGAAGATTTTTACACTACCCAAGTTTTAGAAGAATAG
- the panC gene encoding pantoate--beta-alanine ligase, whose product MQAITAHNQISKIVSQAKAQGKTVGFVPTMGALHRGHASLIDYALKDCALIVVSIFVNPTQFNNVTDLEKYPRTIEKDLAFLSHYGSKVAVYNPSPEEIYGNNVSSKGYDFGHLETVMEGEHRPGHFDGVGTVLNILFRQVNPHKAYFGEKDFQQLTIVRKLVDIENLDLEIIGCPIHRQEDGLAMSSRNARLTEHQLEIAPFIYESLLYAKNNFDSLSARELKGYIESIYKEKDGLELEYFEIVNIKNLRTLSRKRKNQQYRAFLAVYAGEVRLIDNIALN is encoded by the coding sequence GTGCAAGCAATCACAGCTCATAATCAGATTTCTAAAATCGTCAGTCAAGCAAAAGCGCAAGGTAAAACCGTAGGTTTTGTACCCACAATGGGTGCATTGCACAGGGGGCACGCCTCACTAATAGACTATGCACTCAAAGACTGTGCCCTTATTGTGGTAAGTATTTTTGTAAACCCCACGCAGTTTAATAACGTTACAGATTTAGAAAAGTATCCCAGAACAATAGAAAAGGATCTCGCATTCTTATCTCACTACGGGTCTAAAGTCGCTGTTTACAATCCTTCACCAGAAGAAATCTATGGCAATAATGTATCCTCAAAAGGTTATGATTTTGGCCATTTAGAAACCGTAATGGAAGGCGAGCATCGCCCAGGACATTTTGATGGTGTAGGTACCGTTTTAAATATTCTTTTTAGACAAGTTAATCCTCATAAGGCATATTTTGGCGAAAAAGATTTCCAGCAACTCACCATTGTGCGCAAGCTCGTTGATATAGAAAATCTTGATTTAGAAATTATAGGTTGCCCCATACATCGCCAAGAAGATGGTCTTGCTATGAGCAGTCGCAATGCTAGGCTTACAGAGCATCAACTTGAAATTGCACCTTTTATTTATGAATCTCTTTTATATGCCAAAAATAATTTTGACTCACTTTCGGCACGAGAATTGAAAGGATATATCGAGTCTATCTACAAAGAAAAAGATGGACTAGAGCTGGAGTATTTTGAGATTGTAAATATCAAAAATCTTCGTACGCTTTCGCGAAAGCGTAAAAATCAACAATATCGCGCTTTCCTTGCCGTTTATGCTGGCGAGGTGAGACTTATAGATAACATCGCCTTAAATTAA
- a CDS encoding DUF2975 domain-containing protein: protein MKNIKLLLGVIVGLLILNLAKVIFNITFYNSLDDLLNADGEGHLLIITYVATIIVLCAAHLLVAKGLWFMIQYGYFNLRSIKVLNFGAVAFIVYGVISLCWRLYLMSYFDEVSSNIAPQMVINAFENSYTIILGLAIITITTVLKDAHILKSENDLTI, encoded by the coding sequence ATGAAAAACATAAAACTACTTCTGGGCGTAATTGTAGGTTTACTTATTTTAAACCTAGCTAAGGTCATCTTCAACATCACTTTTTATAACTCCTTAGATGATCTTCTCAACGCAGATGGTGAAGGTCATTTACTCATCATAACATATGTAGCAACTATCATCGTCTTATGCGCCGCTCACTTGCTTGTCGCTAAGGGACTGTGGTTTATGATACAATATGGATACTTTAATTTGAGAAGTATCAAGGTGCTCAATTTTGGAGCTGTTGCTTTTATCGTATATGGTGTTATTTCTCTTTGCTGGAGACTATACCTAATGAGCTATTTTGATGAAGTAAGCAGTAATATAGCTCCTCAAATGGTTATTAATGCCTTTGAGAATAGCTACACTATCATATTAGGACTCGCCATCATAACAATCACTACGGTATTAAAGGATGCACACATCCTCAAATCTGAAAACGATCTAACTATATAA
- the glmS gene encoding glutamine--fructose-6-phosphate transaminase (isomerizing) produces MCGIVGYIGHREAYPVVVQGLERLEYRGYDSAGIALYDGTDVKFSKTKGKVADLRAKLEADITTTGGIGIGHTRWATHGVPNDVNSHPHFSNSGDLVIIHNGIIENYDPLRQELIKRGYTFESDTDTEVLVNLIEDVKKNEGVKLGKAVQIALNQTIGAYAIAVFDKTKPDEIVVARLGSPLAIGVGEDEFFIASDATPFIEYTKKTIYLKDGEMAVIRNHKKLKVRKIKDDSLVDPYIEELQLNLEQIEKGGYDHFMLKEIYEQPQAIKDTFRGRMLVKEGIIKMAGIDDNIEKFKNARRIIIIACGTSWHAGLVAEYIFEEFARVPVEVEYASEFRYRNPVVFKDDVVIAISQSGETADTMAAIKLAKKQGAFVFGICNVVGSSISRITDAGAYTHAGPEIGVASTKAFTTQITILTLIALRLAQATGKMADSEFRSYLQELERIPGKVEKALKCNDQAELVAAQYKDAPNALYLGRGYNFPVALEGALKLKEISYIHAEGYPAAEMKHGPIALIDEMMPVFVIAMRKGHYEKVVSNIEEIKARSGKIIGIVTEGDTEVKRLADHIIEIPETLEPLTPILATIPLQLLSYHIALMLDKNVDQPRNLAKSVTVE; encoded by the coding sequence ATGTGCGGAATAGTCGGATATATAGGTCATAGAGAAGCTTATCCTGTAGTTGTTCAAGGTCTAGAAAGGCTTGAATACAGAGGTTATGATAGTGCAGGTATAGCACTATATGATGGAACTGACGTTAAGTTTTCTAAAACAAAAGGAAAAGTCGCAGATTTACGAGCTAAGCTCGAAGCTGATATCACTACAACTGGTGGTATAGGGATAGGTCATACAAGATGGGCCACTCACGGAGTGCCTAACGATGTGAACTCTCACCCTCACTTTTCAAATTCTGGAGATTTAGTAATAATACATAATGGTATTATTGAAAATTACGATCCATTACGTCAAGAACTTATTAAGCGTGGCTATACTTTTGAGTCTGATACTGATACAGAGGTCCTTGTTAACTTAATAGAGGATGTCAAGAAAAACGAAGGTGTAAAGCTTGGTAAAGCTGTGCAGATAGCGCTTAATCAAACTATAGGTGCCTATGCAATAGCTGTGTTTGATAAAACGAAGCCAGACGAGATTGTTGTGGCAAGATTAGGTAGTCCGCTGGCGATTGGTGTGGGAGAAGATGAGTTCTTCATAGCATCAGATGCGACTCCTTTTATTGAGTATACAAAGAAAACCATCTATCTTAAAGATGGTGAAATGGCGGTAATACGCAACCATAAAAAATTAAAAGTACGTAAGATTAAAGATGACTCTTTAGTTGATCCGTATATAGAGGAGCTTCAACTTAATCTTGAGCAAATAGAAAAAGGTGGCTATGATCACTTTATGCTTAAGGAAATTTATGAGCAGCCTCAAGCTATTAAAGATACCTTCCGTGGGCGTATGCTTGTAAAAGAAGGTATAATTAAAATGGCAGGTATTGATGATAATATCGAGAAGTTTAAAAACGCTCGCCGTATTATCATTATTGCCTGTGGTACTTCTTGGCACGCAGGTCTAGTGGCGGAGTATATTTTTGAAGAATTTGCTCGCGTTCCTGTGGAGGTTGAGTATGCATCAGAGTTTAGATATCGTAATCCTGTTGTCTTTAAAGATGATGTAGTAATTGCTATCTCACAAAGTGGAGAAACAGCAGATACAATGGCGGCTATTAAACTTGCAAAAAAGCAGGGAGCATTTGTATTTGGTATTTGCAACGTAGTAGGCTCATCTATATCTAGAATTACAGATGCTGGAGCATACACACACGCAGGTCCAGAAATTGGGGTTGCATCTACAAAGGCGTTTACAACACAGATTACCATACTTACGCTTATCGCACTTAGGCTAGCGCAAGCTACAGGTAAGATGGCAGACTCAGAGTTTAGAAGTTACCTTCAAGAACTAGAGAGAATACCTGGAAAGGTAGAGAAAGCTCTTAAGTGTAATGATCAAGCCGAGCTCGTAGCAGCGCAATATAAAGATGCGCCTAATGCACTTTACCTAGGTCGTGGATACAACTTCCCAGTAGCGCTAGAAGGAGCATTAAAGCTCAAAGAAATCTCATACATACACGCAGAGGGATACCCAGCTGCAGAGATGAAGCACGGGCCTATCGCCCTTATTGATGAGATGATGCCAGTTTTTGTAATCGCTATGAGAAAAGGGCATTATGAGAAAGTGGTAAGTAATATTGAAGAGATTAAAGCACGTAGTGGTAAAATTATAGGTATTGTTACAGAAGGTGATACAGAGGTAAAACGCCTTGCAGATCACATTATTGAGATACCAGAAACACTTGAGCCACTCACACCTATACTTGCAACCATACCGCTGCAGTTACTTTCTTATCACATCGCTTTGATGCTTGATAAAAACGTAGACCAGCCACGTAACCTTGCAAAGTCTGTTACGGTAGAGTAG
- the atpD gene encoding F0F1 ATP synthase subunit beta yields the protein MSQVTGKVAQIIGPVVDVAFESGAELPKIYDSLEVTNSNGTKLVLEVQSHIGENTVRTISMDSTDGLSRGVDAVATGSAIQMPIGADIYGRLFNVIGDAIDGMDDLPKTGDAGLPIHRSAPKFEDLSTSTEVLFTGIKVIDLIEPYAKGGKIGLFGGAGVGKTVLIQELINNIAKGHGGLSVFAGVGERTREGNDLLREMLESGIIKYGDDFMHSMEEGGWDLSKVDKTAMRDSKATFVFGQMNEPPGARARVALSGLTIAEYFRDGAGEGQGKDVLFFVDNIFRFTQAGSEVSALLGRMPSAVGYQPTLATEMGAMQERITSTKRGSITSVQAVYVPADDLTDPAPATTFAHLDATTVLSRKIAELGIYPAVDPLDSTSRILTADILGNEHYECAQNVKELLQRYKELQDIIAILGMEELSEEDKMAVGRARRVQRFLSQPFHVAEQFTGIPGVLVDIKETIKGFNMIMDGELDHLPEAAFNLKGTIEEAIEAGEKMLQEA from the coding sequence ATGTCACAAGTTACAGGTAAAGTTGCACAAATTATAGGCCCAGTAGTAGATGTCGCTTTTGAGAGCGGAGCTGAGTTACCTAAAATTTACGATTCACTAGAAGTTACAAACTCAAACGGAACAAAATTAGTTCTTGAAGTACAGTCACACATTGGAGAGAATACAGTACGTACAATCTCAATGGACTCTACAGACGGATTAAGCCGTGGAGTGGATGCTGTTGCAACAGGATCTGCTATACAAATGCCTATTGGGGCAGATATTTATGGTCGTCTATTTAATGTAATAGGTGATGCTATTGATGGTATGGATGATCTTCCTAAAACTGGAGATGCAGGTTTACCTATACACCGTAGCGCACCAAAATTTGAAGACCTATCAACATCTACAGAAGTACTTTTTACAGGTATTAAAGTAATCGACCTTATTGAGCCTTATGCAAAAGGAGGTAAGATTGGATTATTTGGAGGAGCAGGAGTAGGTAAAACAGTACTTATCCAGGAGTTGATTAACAATATTGCAAAAGGTCACGGTGGTCTTTCTGTATTTGCAGGAGTAGGAGAGCGTACACGTGAAGGAAATGACCTTTTAAGAGAGATGCTTGAGTCTGGTATTATCAAATACGGAGATGACTTTATGCACTCTATGGAAGAAGGTGGATGGGATCTTTCTAAAGTAGATAAAACTGCGATGAGAGACTCAAAAGCAACTTTCGTATTCGGACAAATGAACGAACCACCAGGAGCACGTGCACGTGTGGCACTTTCTGGACTTACGATAGCTGAGTATTTCCGTGATGGAGCAGGAGAAGGACAAGGAAAAGATGTACTTTTCTTCGTAGATAACATCTTCCGTTTTACTCAAGCAGGATCAGAAGTATCTGCACTTCTTGGACGTATGCCATCTGCCGTAGGTTACCAGCCTACACTAGCAACAGAGATGGGTGCGATGCAAGAGCGTATTACTTCTACAAAGAGAGGATCTATTACATCTGTACAAGCGGTTTACGTACCTGCAGATGACCTTACCGATCCAGCACCAGCAACAACCTTTGCTCACCTTGATGCAACTACAGTGCTTTCACGTAAGATTGCAGAGCTTGGTATTTACCCAGCGGTAGATCCACTAGACTCTACATCACGTATCCTTACTGCAGATATCTTAGGTAATGAGCACTATGAGTGTGCACAAAACGTAAAAGAGCTTTTACAGCGTTATAAAGAACTTCAAGATATTATTGCCATCTTAGGTATGGAAGAATTATCTGAAGAAGATAAAATGGCAGTAGGACGTGCACGTCGTGTACAACGTTTCCTTTCTCAACCATTCCACGTAGCAGAGCAGTTTACAGGTATCCCAGGAGTACTGGTAGATATTAAAGAAACTATCAAAGGATTTAATATGATTATGGACGGAGAGTTAGATCACCTTCCAGAAGCAGCATTTAACCTTAAAGGAACTATCGAAGAGGCAATCGAAGCAGGAGAAAAAATGCTTCAAGAGGCTTAA
- a CDS encoding M61 family metallopeptidase, producing the protein MRLLLIALLLSSFCIAQTNEYSISFENAVHHEASIAITFPELKQKTVTVRMSRSSPGRYAIHEFAKNVFDFKATNSKGEVLEATRPDPYSWEIKNHDGEINVSYTLFANRADGTYSQIDESHAHLNMPATFMFMEGEEHRPIKIDFNVRRDLNWKVASQLKKVSQTTFTAPDLQYFFDSPTEVSDYQLREFMVDGQNIRFALHSDDSAQDFDTYWKKVKAIVLAQKEVFGELPAYDFGEYTFLACYAPHVSGDGMEHRNSTILTDRESLAAGGMEGNIGTVSHEFFHSWNVERIRPADLEPFDFTAANMSGSLWFAEGFTSYYTNLILARTGVITSEDYVKGLNRTFNYVWNSPARDYFNPIEMSYQAPFVDAATSVDPVNRNNTFISYYSYGSVLGLALDLSLRQQGLNLDDYFKAVWNQFGKKEVSYSIQDLENVLSGYAGDAFAKAFFSQYIYDSQMPDYQNLLSNAGLTITQDKNKPYLGLRVNASESGLRIASPTSKGSPAYAAKLNKGDLITAVDGAAITTVDAYNALVKKLTVGQTIAVSYKRFDSDATTNLTVSADPTYTITTDEKADKKARKLKKYWLQEK; encoded by the coding sequence ATGAGATTACTTCTTATTGCATTACTCTTAAGTTCCTTTTGTATCGCTCAAACTAATGAGTATAGCATCTCCTTTGAGAATGCCGTACATCACGAGGCTAGCATTGCGATTACCTTCCCAGAACTTAAACAGAAAACCGTTACCGTACGTATGAGTAGATCATCTCCGGGACGTTATGCCATACACGAGTTTGCAAAAAATGTATTTGACTTTAAGGCAACAAACAGTAAAGGAGAAGTACTAGAGGCAACCAGACCAGATCCCTACTCTTGGGAGATTAAAAATCACGATGGAGAAATAAACGTATCCTACACACTCTTTGCAAATAGGGCAGATGGTACGTACTCACAAATAGATGAGTCACACGCACACCTCAATATGCCTGCTACATTTATGTTTATGGAGGGAGAAGAGCATCGCCCTATCAAGATAGACTTTAATGTAAGGAGAGACTTAAACTGGAAAGTTGCTAGCCAACTCAAAAAAGTCTCACAAACAACATTTACAGCACCAGATTTACAATACTTTTTTGACAGCCCTACCGAGGTAAGTGATTACCAGTTGCGAGAGTTTATGGTAGATGGTCAAAACATACGTTTTGCATTACATAGTGATGACAGCGCACAAGATTTTGATACGTATTGGAAAAAGGTAAAAGCCATTGTTCTTGCACAAAAAGAAGTGTTTGGAGAGTTGCCTGCCTATGATTTTGGCGAGTACACCTTCCTTGCCTGTTACGCTCCTCACGTATCTGGTGATGGAATGGAACACCGCAACAGTACGATTCTTACCGATAGAGAATCGCTAGCAGCTGGTGGTATGGAAGGCAATATAGGAACGGTTTCTCACGAGTTTTTTCACTCGTGGAATGTGGAGCGCATACGCCCAGCAGATCTCGAGCCCTTTGACTTTACTGCAGCAAATATGAGTGGATCCCTATGGTTTGCCGAAGGTTTTACAAGCTACTACACTAACTTAATTCTTGCTCGCACAGGCGTTATCACCAGTGAAGATTATGTAAAAGGACTCAACCGAACGTTCAACTATGTATGGAACTCACCTGCCCGCGATTATTTTAACCCGATTGAGATGAGCTACCAGGCACCTTTTGTAGATGCCGCGACCTCTGTAGATCCTGTAAATAGAAACAACACCTTTATCTCATACTACTCTTATGGAAGTGTGCTGGGTCTAGCGCTTGACCTCTCACTGCGCCAGCAAGGACTTAATCTAGATGACTATTTTAAAGCAGTGTGGAATCAGTTTGGAAAAAAGGAGGTCTCATACAGTATTCAAGATCTTGAAAATGTACTCTCTGGGTATGCGGGTGACGCTTTCGCGAAAGCGTTCTTCTCTCAATACATTTATGATAGTCAGATGCCAGATTATCAAAACCTACTATCAAATGCGGGACTTACAATAACACAAGACAAAAACAAACCTTATCTAGGACTACGTGTAAACGCCTCTGAAAGCGGATTACGTATTGCTAGCCCAACTTCAAAAGGCTCGCCTGCATATGCTGCAAAGCTTAATAAAGGAGATCTTATAACTGCAGTAGATGGAGCAGCGATAACGACTGTAGATGCCTATAATGCGCTAGTTAAAAAGCTCACAGTAGGTCAAACGATTGCAGTGAGCTATAAACGTTTTGATAGCGACGCAACCACAAACCTAACAGTAAGCGCAGATCCTACCTACACCATCACCACCGATGAAAAGGCAGATAAAAAAGCTCGTAAGCTCAAAAAATACTGGCTACAAGAAAAGTAA
- a CDS encoding DUF4270 domain-containing protein, giving the protein MKLNKLFKQALAVVGLALLIISCEDEFGSIGTDIVGQVNFETEVAQDFDIAAYSRNYADASGFNGVQTNGAQIGVVGYYNDPTYGSTTSNFLSQVALSRTNPDFGDNTVDNPTVIDSVVFSLAYFATNEGTDDDGASTYTIDSIFGNTPGQMKLSVYRSNFFLNSLDPNSDFEDAALYFSNEIGDFAGVEGDLLFEVRDINSAGELEEGFVPSAEELVLTEPVLDDDGNIPEDPEFEVSDRLSPRIRMAYDNTTTTGAEVIAYWQEAIINQEDTGVLLNSNTFNDYFRGLYFKAEPIDDKGSTILFNLTGVDVTIYYSFEGDDDSGEPGESTDDGVGDISLSLSGVRAIGYTNDFGISPIGTTTFNDNQNTVDGEENLYLKGGDGSIALIDLFGADADADGIADQLEALRSCNILINEANLTFYVDQEDLNDAGAGQLEPERVFIYDYDNNSTLLDAAIDVTTGTNGPVDTRVNHLGRLTREVEDDLDSDGVSYKVRVTQHINNIIQNDSTNVRLALAVSQNVTVENTALIGGTGDSEDGQRIPLSSVISPEGTILHGSASPNEEKRLRLRIFYTLTEEIDPTSPCGIALGL; this is encoded by the coding sequence ATGAAGTTGAACAAATTATTTAAGCAAGCACTTGCAGTAGTGGGCCTTGCGTTATTGATTATATCTTGTGAGGATGAGTTTGGTTCTATAGGGACAGACATTGTAGGGCAAGTAAATTTTGAAACAGAGGTAGCTCAAGATTTTGATATTGCAGCATATAGCCGCAACTATGCAGATGCATCTGGTTTTAATGGAGTGCAGACTAATGGCGCTCAGATTGGTGTTGTAGGCTATTATAACGACCCTACTTATGGGTCTACGACTAGTAACTTCCTTTCACAAGTTGCTTTGTCTCGTACTAATCCGGATTTTGGAGATAATACCGTAGATAACCCTACTGTAATTGATTCAGTAGTATTTTCACTAGCATACTTTGCTACTAATGAAGGTACAGATGATGATGGGGCTTCTACGTATACAATAGATTCTATATTTGGAAATACACCTGGACAGATGAAATTATCTGTATATAGGTCTAATTTCTTTCTAAATAGCTTAGATCCAAATTCAGATTTTGAAGATGCCGCATTATATTTTTCTAATGAGATTGGAGATTTTGCTGGTGTAGAGGGAGATTTGCTATTTGAAGTAAGGGATATTAACAGTGCTGGGGAGTTGGAAGAAGGTTTTGTGCCAAGTGCAGAGGAGCTTGTTCTTACAGAGCCAGTTCTTGACGATGATGGAAACATACCAGAAGATCCAGAGTTTGAAGTTTCTGACAGGTTGAGCCCAAGAATTAGAATGGCTTATGATAATACAACAACAACAGGTGCAGAGGTTATTGCTTACTGGCAAGAAGCTATTATTAATCAAGAAGACACAGGAGTTCTACTTAATAGCAATACATTCAACGATTATTTTAGAGGTCTTTATTTTAAAGCCGAGCCTATAGATGATAAGGGTAGTACTATTCTATTTAACCTAACAGGGGTAGATGTAACCATATATTATAGCTTTGAAGGAGATGATGACTCAGGCGAACCAGGAGAATCTACAGATGATGGTGTAGGGGATATATCACTCTCTTTAAGTGGTGTACGTGCTATTGGGTATACAAACGATTTTGGAATTAGCCCAATAGGCACAACAACCTTTAATGATAACCAGAATACGGTAGATGGTGAAGAAAATTTATATCTGAAAGGTGGTGATGGTTCTATCGCGCTTATAGATTTATTTGGAGCAGATGCAGATGCAGATGGTATTGCAGACCAACTCGAAGCTTTGCGTTCTTGTAATATCCTAATAAATGAGGCAAACTTAACTTTTTATGTAGATCAAGAAGATCTTAATGATGCAGGAGCTGGCCAGTTAGAGCCAGAGCGTGTTTTTATTTATGATTATGATAATAATAGTACACTTTTAGATGCTGCCATAGATGTAACTACAGGAACAAATGGTCCTGTTGATACGCGCGTAAATCATTTGGGAAGACTTACTAGAGAAGTTGAAGATGATTTAGATAGTGATGGTGTAAGCTATAAAGTTAGAGTGACTCAGCATATCAATAATATTATCCAAAATGATTCTACAAATGTACGTCTCGCGCTAGCGGTTTCTCAAAATGTAACTGTTGAAAACACTGCACTTATTGGAGGTACGGGTGATTCAGAAGATGGGCAAAGAATTCCATTGTCTTCTGTTATCTCTCCAGAAGGAACGATATTGCACGGTAGTGCGAGTCCAAACGAAGAAAAGCGTTTGAGATTAAGAATTTTTTACACATTAACAGAAGAAATAGATCCTACTAGCCCTTGCGGTATAGCATTAGGACTTTAA
- a CDS encoding DUF2975 domain-containing protein, which produces MNKLKILFGIIALLLFGYTLGIIQSIILLDNYQLIVDARKSEIIFGEFDYFIDKLLIISICAGLIICLKCIYEILKKGFFTTISKKHMKYAGYIFLIVGTISAILDGIRFFVGNLRGVLLNNILIGLLVGLLGFIVLIIADMARTGYQLKSENDLTI; this is translated from the coding sequence ATGAATAAACTTAAAATATTATTTGGCATAATTGCACTACTACTTTTTGGCTACACCTTAGGAATTATACAGAGTATTATTCTATTAGATAATTATCAATTAATAGTAGATGCTAGAAAAAGTGAAATAATCTTTGGTGAATTTGATTACTTCATAGATAAGTTATTGATTATATCCATTTGTGCAGGCCTCATCATTTGCCTTAAGTGTATTTATGAAATTTTAAAGAAGGGGTTTTTTACAACTATTTCTAAAAAGCATATGAAATATGCAGGTTATATTTTTTTAATTGTTGGAACTATTTCTGCCATTCTTGACGGCATACGGTTCTTTGTAGGTAACCTGAGAGGAGTACTACTAAACAATATTTTAATAGGATTGCTAGTAGGACTACTTGGCTTCATAGTCCTTATCATAGCAGATATGGCTCGAACGGGCTACCAACTCAAATCTGAAAACGATTTAACTATATAA
- a CDS encoding helix-turn-helix domain-containing protein, whose amino-acid sequence MPITINLDKVLADREMKSKELAEIIGITTANLSILKSGKAKAVRFSTLEAICKALECQPGDILEYSS is encoded by the coding sequence ATGCCTATAACGATAAACTTAGACAAGGTGCTTGCAGATCGTGAGATGAAGAGCAAAGAACTCGCAGAAATCATAGGCATCACCACAGCAAACCTTTCTATACTCAAATCTGGTAAGGCAAAGGCAGTGCGTTTCTCTACGCTTGAGGCCATCTGTAAGGCCTTAGAGTGTCAACCTGGCGATATACTGGAGTATTCTTCATAG
- the panD gene encoding aspartate 1-decarboxylase has product MLVNVVKSKIHRVKVTGAELHYIGSITIDEDLMDASKIIEGERVQIVNVTNGERLETYAIPGPRNSGEITLNGAAARKVAKGDILILITYAFMELDEAKEFKPTLCFPNEETNLLK; this is encoded by the coding sequence ATGCTAGTAAATGTTGTAAAATCAAAAATACACCGCGTTAAAGTAACGGGTGCAGAACTACACTATATAGGAAGTATCACTATAGATGAAGATCTTATGGATGCCTCAAAAATTATAGAAGGAGAACGAGTTCAAATCGTAAATGTAACTAACGGTGAACGCCTTGAAACGTATGCAATACCGGGACCACGTAACAGCGGTGAGATCACTCTTAATGGCGCAGCTGCTCGTAAGGTTGCAAAGGGAGACATCCTTATCCTTATCACCTATGCATTTATGGAGCTAGACGAAGCTAAGGAATTTAAACCTACGCTTTGTTTTCCTAACGAAGAGACTAACTTACTTAAGTAA
- a CDS encoding F0F1 ATP synthase subunit epsilon: MHLEIVTPEASLVSGEVSSVTVPGVNGEYQMLDNHAATVSLLVAGTVKFEGNPTIADGQEGKFTKTPDGKWSLVIASGTVEMNNNKVIVLAD, encoded by the coding sequence ATGCATTTAGAAATTGTAACTCCAGAGGCATCTCTAGTAAGCGGTGAAGTATCATCGGTTACCGTACCAGGTGTTAATGGTGAATACCAAATGTTAGATAATCACGCAGCAACTGTTTCTTTACTAGTAGCAGGTACTGTAAAATTTGAAGGAAATCCTACGATAGCCGATGGTCAAGAAGGTAAATTTACCAAAACACCAGACGGTAAGTGGTCACTTGTAATTGCTAGTGGTACTGTAGAGATGAACAACAATAAAGTGATTGTGCTAGCAGATTAA